The following proteins come from a genomic window of Candidatus Poribacteria bacterium:
- a CDS encoding Fur family transcriptional regulator, with amino-acid sequence METVEKSTNNIKFEKRFEDYLKSCGLRLTQKRLDVLNQVFDYPGHFQTEDLLVQMRRNGYLVSRPTIYRTLPLLVKSGLLTEFIDAQKNTRYESIHSLREHAHLICLRCNEIVEFKEPGIDALQKSVCEAHNFKAVRFRNEIIGYCAECQAELEPKTPDEADETTA; translated from the coding sequence ATGGAAACCGTTGAGAAATCCACCAACAATATCAAGTTTGAAAAGCGGTTTGAGGACTATCTCAAAAGTTGTGGACTCCGTTTAACACAAAAGCGACTGGATGTTTTAAACCAAGTCTTCGATTATCCCGGCCATTTCCAAACAGAAGACCTTTTAGTTCAGATGCGACGAAACGGGTACTTAGTCTCGCGGCCGACGATCTATCGAACGCTCCCGTTGCTTGTGAAAAGTGGGTTGTTGACAGAATTTATTGACGCGCAAAAAAACACCCGCTATGAGAGCATCCATTCGTTGCGAGAACATGCACACCTGATCTGTCTACGGTGTAATGAGATTGTTGAGTTTAAAGAACCGGGGATTGATGCATTGCAAAAATCGGTGTGTGAAGCACACAACTTTAAAGCCGTGCGCTTCCGTAATGAAATCATCGGTTATTGTGCGGAGTGCCAGGCAGAGTTAGAGCCAAAAACGCCTGATGAAGCCGACGAAACTACTGCTTAA
- a CDS encoding menaquinone biosynthesis protein, whose protein sequence is MVQKSRLRIGAVSFLNTKPLIYPLLNKEIQADIALTVDVPSRVAALLSADELDVGLIPIIEYFRANPSDTNYCILPDISIASHGSVRSIQLFSRVPIQEIRRIALDTNSRTSVALLKILLAEKYGVSPAFTACAPTVIPSTALQNRQYPPFEAVLLIGDPALRHLGSTEYSVDLGEAWYKLTGLPFVYACWVAREEARFNDLAQVLFQSKERGIAQIPEIAHVEAQKLGLPETLCLDYLQNRIKYDLDESAIAGIELFYKYAVKNDLAPPCRSLTFKSC, encoded by the coding sequence CAAACCGCTCATTTATCCCCTGTTAAATAAAGAAATCCAAGCAGATATTGCGTTGACCGTTGATGTTCCGAGTCGTGTTGCAGCACTTTTAAGTGCAGATGAACTTGATGTCGGACTGATTCCGATTATCGAATATTTTCGCGCGAATCCTTCGGATACGAATTACTGCATTCTACCCGATATATCAATTGCATCGCACGGTAGCGTCCGAAGCATCCAACTGTTCAGTCGTGTGCCAATTCAGGAAATTCGACGCATCGCACTTGATACCAATTCACGTACCTCCGTCGCACTCTTGAAGATTCTGCTCGCTGAAAAATATGGGGTTTCGCCAGCGTTCACAGCATGCGCCCCGACAGTAATTCCAAGCACAGCACTTCAAAACCGTCAGTATCCACCTTTTGAGGCGGTCCTCCTGATTGGAGATCCTGCACTCAGACACCTCGGTTCAACGGAATATAGCGTTGATCTCGGTGAGGCGTGGTATAAGTTAACGGGATTGCCGTTCGTCTATGCCTGTTGGGTAGCAAGAGAAGAAGCGCGCTTCAACGATTTAGCGCAAGTGCTGTTTCAATCAAAGGAACGTGGGATCGCGCAAATTCCAGAGATCGCACACGTTGAGGCGCAAAAGTTAGGTTTACCCGAAACACTTTGCCTCGACTATTTGCAAAATCGTATCAAATATGACCTTGACGAATCTGCAATTGCTGGCATTGAACTCTTTTATAAGTATGCTGTAAAAAATGATCTTGCACCGCCATGCCGTTCTCTAACTTTTAAATCTTGCTGA